CAAAGGCTATTGTACCCACGGGTCCGAGAAGGACCAGTGCATATGCAATATCACGACAGAACCCGATTCCGTAGACCCTGTTTATGAGTATAAGGAGTGTTGCAATGGCGATGCTGAGTCCTGAGATACCCACGAGACCCATGCCTATACTTTTCCTTGTGGCTATCCTGACGGCTGCTATGCTGAATACTGCAAGCGATGCCATGAGAACATACTCTGAGACTATCAGTAAACCCATTAAAAACCCCCTATTCAAGCATGCCCTTAATGTAAGGT
The sequence above is drawn from the Methanothermobacter wolfeii genome and encodes:
- a CDS encoding monovalent cation/H+ antiporter complex subunit F produces the protein MGLLIVSEYVLMASLAVFSIAAVRIATRKSIGMGLVGISGLSIAIATLLILINRVYGIGFCRDIAYALVLLGPVGTIAFARVLRG